The following proteins are co-located in the Leptodactylus fuscus isolate aLepFus1 chromosome 8, aLepFus1.hap2, whole genome shotgun sequence genome:
- the CIAO3 gene encoding cytosolic iron-sulfur assembly component 3: MASHFSGVLQLTDLDDYIGPSQDCIKPVKVEKKPGRGAAKIRIEDDGSYFQVSQDGASQKLEKAKITLNDCLACSGCVTSAETVLITQQSHEELYKILEQNKVEDLLQHKLVVVSISPQSRASLAAKFNLSIQETAQKLTAFFKQLGVHYVFDTSFSRNFSLLESQREFIQRYKRQQEEKKALPMLASACPGWICYAEKTHGSFIIPYISVIKSPQQVMGSLVKNYFAKEKNLSPNQIYHVTVMPCYDKKLEASRPDFFSEEYETRDVDCVITSGEVLRMLEQEGISLPDVNLCPLDTQFSSAVDNEPLGHEGGGSGGYLEHIYKYAAQELFGIQVDEIKYKPLKNKDFQEVTLEKDGQVLLQFALAYGFRNIQNLVQKLKRGRCAYHYVEVMACPSGCLNGGGQIRAEGEAGKDLLQRVEQLYMSVRTESPEHNDKVKELYTQWLGGEDSPQVKAALHTQYHAIEKITSGLSIKW, translated from the exons GATTGTATAAAACCAGTTAAAGTTGAGAAGAAACCTGGAAGAGGAGCGGCCAAGATACGCATTGAAGACGATGGGAGTTATTTTCAAGTCAGCCAG GATGGAGCTTCTCAGAAGTTGGAGAAGGCTAAGATCACCCTCAACGACTGTCTGGCCTGCAGTGGGTGTGTGACCTCCGCAGAGACCGTCCTGATCACACAGCAGAGTCATGAGGAGCTGTACAAGATACTCGAGCAAAACAAG GTCGAGGATCTTTTGCAGCACAAGCTGGTTGTGGTGTCCATCTCTCCACAGTCACGAGCCTCTCTGGCCGCAAAGTTTAACCTCAGCATCCAAGAAACGGCACAGAAGTTGACTGCGTTCTTCAAACAGCTAG GGGTCCACTATGTATTTGACACCAGTTTCTCCAGAAACTTCAGCCTGTTGGAGAGTCAGCGAGAATTTATACAACGCTACAAGAGAcagcaggaggagaagaaggcTCTGCCTATGTTGGCCTCAGCCTGCCCAG GTTGGATTTGTTATGCTGAGAAAACTCATGGCTCCTTTATTATCCCGTATATCAGCGTCATCAAATCTCCACAGCAAGTGATGGGATCGCTGGTGAAGAACTACTTTGCAaaggaaaag AACCTCAGTCCAAACCAGATCTACCATGTGACAGTGATGCCATGTTATGATAAGAAGCTGGAAGCCTCAAGGCCGGACTTCTTCAGTGAGGAGTACGAGACACGAGATGTAGATTGTGTCATCACTTCTG GGGAAGTGTTGCGGATGCTGGAGCAGGAGGGAATATCTTTGCCGGATGTTAATCTATGTCCGCTTGACACACA GTTTAGCAGTGCAGTGGACAATGAACCATTGGGACATGAAGGAGGAGGATCTGGTGGATacctagaacatatatataaatacGCAGCACAAGAACTCTTTGGCATCCAGGTGGATGAGATCAAGTACAAGCCTCTAAA GAACAAAGACTTCCAAGAGGTGACGCTGGAGAAGGACGGGCAGGTGCTGCTGCAGTTTGCACTGGCTTATGGTTTCCGGAATATTCAGAATCTGGTGCAGAAGCTAAAAAGAGGGCGCTGTGCGTATCACTATGTGGAGGTGATGGCCTGTCCTTCAG GCTGTTTGAATGGAGGTGGCCAGATCCGAGCAGAAGGAGAGGCCGGCAAGGACCTGCTACAGAGGGTGGAGCAGCTGTACATGTCTGTAAGGACAGAGTCACCGGAGCACAATGACAAAGTAAAAGAGCTTTACACACAGTGGCTGGGAGGGGAGGATAGCCCCCAGGTGAAGGCAGCGCTGCACACCCAATACCACGCCATAGAGAAGATCACTTCAGGCCTCAGCATTAAATGGTGA